In a genomic window of Quercus lobata isolate SW786 chromosome 4, ValleyOak3.0 Primary Assembly, whole genome shotgun sequence:
- the LOC115985030 gene encoding uncharacterized protein LOC115985030 — protein sequence MANDVINSLENMKLTTEEEEVIAISDEGRKEDIASCALSLIGKFLTCKPFNKRAAQNNLRKAWGLDEGVQMVEVSSNLFQFKFKMEFEMERILKSSPWSFDNQVLMGQRWKQGMMAENVKFDLVAIWIQIWGHLSTWFPQQ from the coding sequence ATGGCAAACGACGTTATCAATAGTTTGGAGAACATGAAACTGACAACAGAAGAAGAGGAAGTAATAGCTATTTCGGATGAAGGTCGGAAGGAGGATATTGCGAGTTGTGCTCTGAGCCTCATTGGGAAATTTCTCACGTGCAAACCATTCAATAAGCGAGCGGCACAAAACAATTTGAGAAAAGCGTGGGGATTGGATGAGGGAGTGCAAATGGTGGAGGTCAGCTCAAACTTGTTCCAGTTCAAGTTCAAAATGGAATTTGAGATGGAAAGGATTCTTAAAAGCAGCCCATGGTCTTTTGATAATCAAGTGCTCATGGGACAGAGGTGGAAACAAGGGATGATGGCGGAGAACGTTAAGTTTGATTTAGTGGCAATATGGATTCAAATTTGGGGGCACCTTTCGACATGGTTTCCCCAACAGTAG